The region GCATCCAGACCGGTGAACGGTTCCGCCTGAGCACCTGGGAAGGTCCAGAGCGTCTGGCCCGCAAAGTGGTTCTGGCTGTGGGCAGTTTTCTGGAAGCCCGACTCACCATGGGCAGCATCACCGAAGAATCAGGCAGGCTCTCGGAAATTGCTTACGATTTTCTGTATCAGGACCTCTTGCAGCAAGGCTTTGCTTTCGAGGAGGTCCAGCAACAGTCTCCTGCCACAGGAGAAGCCATCCCCTACACGGTGACCTTCAAAGTTTTTGCTCCAGCAGAACAGGACGGGTTTCACCTGAAACGCATTCCAGAGCTGTACGCTCTGGGCCGTTGCCTGCACGGAGAACACACCTACCAGAGTGTGGTGCAAGATGCCCACAAGCTCTTGGAGGTGCTGAAATGATCTTCAAACCTTCGGATTTTCGTTTTCCAGACAGCAAAGAACACCTTTATCCTGAAACGCCAGAGTTGCCCTGGCATCTGGAAGTGGGTTTCGGAGATGGAAGATTCTGGGTGCAGCACGCCCGAACGGAAGCCGCCAATTATCTGGGCGTGGAGATTTCCGGTGTCAGCCTCCTGAAAGCCGAGAAGAAGCTGCAGGATGCAGGTCTGAAAAACGCCATCCTGACCAAACTGCACGCCGAACCGCTCATTCAAGGGGTGGTCCCCAAGCAGGCTCTGGACCGGATTTATGTGAATTTTCCCGACCCATGGCCCAAACACGAGCACAACCGCCTGTTGCAGGTTCCCTTCTTTGAAATGGCCTCTGGACGCCTGAAAGCAGGGGGCGAAATCTGGTTCACCACGGACCACGAGGAGTACTTTCAGTTTGCTCTGGAAGAAGCCCGCAAGTCTGGCCTGTACGACCTGATCGAGTGTGCCCCTCCAGAGGCTGCCCTGCAAACCAAGTACGCCCTCAAGTGGCAGGATCTGGGCTTCGACGTGTTCCATGTGCGTTTCCGGGTCAAAGGCTTCAAAAACGTTCCCCCCTATCAGGTGTTCACGGAGGATGACATGCCCCACAGTATTCTTGTGGCAGGTGAAAACCCTGCCATCACCGAGTTCCAGAAAGCCGTGTACCGTTACGGCAACCGCACCGTGATCCTGCTGGATGTCTTCAAGAACCTGCGCAACGAAGGTTACGTGTTTCTGGCCCACATCGAAGAGGAGCACCTGACCCAGGAAATTCTGGTGCAGGTGACCCCCAGAGAAGACGGCACCACCCTGGTCAAAACCGCCAAGTTTGGCAGTCCCCTGATCACCGAAGGGGTCAAACTGGCCGTTCGCAGCGT is a window of Deinococcus misasensis DSM 22328 DNA encoding:
- a CDS encoding FAD-dependent oxidoreductase produces the protein MLNPTPRSFPHTGHIYDVAVIGAGLAGSELAYHLAQAGQDVLLVTQSLDSVGNLYHPSVDFAFPEGSFLQMALEKSLPDRSLWMFHRNVKQTLELTPGIHLLQSCVTSIQTGERFRLSTWEGPERLARKVVLAVGSFLEARLTMGSITEESGRLSEIAYDFLYQDLLQQGFAFEEVQQQSPATGEAIPYTVTFKVFAPAEQDGFHLKRIPELYALGRCLHGEHTYQSVVQDAHKLLEVLK
- the trmB gene encoding tRNA (guanine(46)-N(7))-methyltransferase TrmB; the protein is MIFKPSDFRFPDSKEHLYPETPELPWHLEVGFGDGRFWVQHARTEAANYLGVEISGVSLLKAEKKLQDAGLKNAILTKLHAEPLIQGVVPKQALDRIYVNFPDPWPKHEHNRLLQVPFFEMASGRLKAGGEIWFTTDHEEYFQFALEEARKSGLYDLIECAPPEAALQTKYALKWQDLGFDVFHVRFRVKGFKNVPPYQVFTEDDMPHSILVAGENPAITEFQKAVYRYGNRTVILLDVFKNLRNEGYVFLAHIEEEHLTQEILVQVTPREDGTTLVKTAKFGSPLITEGVKLAVRSVTTYLQERGYQVTHTAY